In Rhodococcus qingshengii JCM 15477, the sequence TCGGTGTCGCAGACCCGACTTCTCGGGTGTGATTGTTTCCTCTCGACCGTTCTGCTCGACGATCACGGCGCACCGCTCGATGCGAAACCAGGAAAGAGGTTGGTCAACGCCGAACAGCGAGTGGCGTTGATCGCCCGAGACAGAGGCTGCGCCTTCCCCGGCTGCACGTGCGTGCCCGCCTGGACGGATGCGCACCATATCCGGCACTGGGCGAACGGTGGCCCGACGGTGATGAACAACCTGGTCCTGCTGTGCCGTTCACATCACCGACTGATGCACCGGAAATCAGGGTTCGTCGGGAAATGGGAAATCCGAATCGGCGCCGACAACAAACCCTGGTTCATCCCGCCGCCCTCGATCGACCCCGGGCAGCAACCCAGGCCGGCGAACACCACCTTCAAAACCTGAGGGGTCAAACCTCTTTGGCGACAACAGAACACGGCCAGGCTCCGCATCGGACATCAAACCCCGATACGGAGCCCACAGGCCGTGTCGCGTCCACAACTTTCCACAACTCACGACGTTCGCGCGGGGCGCAAGACCGATCTACCCAACAACTCACAAACCTGCAGGGCCAGAGCAAGATCCAACTTGTCTCGGCCGGCAGCAACTGGATCGCCGAGCGCCTTGTTGATGCGATACTTCACCGTATTCCGGTGCAGATTCATGTGATTGGCAGTGTGCAGATGACTTTCACCATGTGCAAAGTACACACTCAACGTCGTCCGCAAGGATGCAGCAGAGGGCGTATCTTCCGCCAACGGGCCAAGCACCTCCCAGACCCATGACTTCGTCGAATCGATGTTCTCGGACAGAAGTGAGACCACAGCGACGCCGCGGTCTCCGAAGCTCACCACAGGTCGCTGCGGTGTATCCGGGACGGCAGCAACCGAATAGGCGGCGGTTGCCTGTTCGTGGGACCGTTTGAAACCGTCGACCCCTGACCCCGGCAGTCCGATTGCCACCCGCGCCCCGCCGTCCAACGGCACTGCCGCCGCGAGAAACTCCGGATCCGGCGCAGGCACCCGGCGACCGAACGGCAGCCACGCCCACACCGTGCGTCGATCGATGGCGGTGATGATCGGCGGCTTGTCCGCTCCCGCCGCTGCGCCGAGATCACGTACGAGTCGGTCCAGCGTATTGATGCCCATGACGTCGGCATCCCACGTCGACCAGACCACCAGGGCGACGTGGTTCTGACCGAGGCGGTACCCGGTCTCCGCTTCGAAAGCAGCGGTATCTGCGTTGGTGCCGGACAGGAGGGCGTGGATTGCGGCCGAATGGAGGTTTCCCTGCGCTGCCATCCATCGACTGCGTTCCCGCTCGTACGCGTCGAAGACGTAGAGCGTGATCCAGTCGATGTAGCTGTAGACCACGTCCGAAGTGTGTTTCAGGACAGCCAAAGTGAGTCGCGCCGGAATATCCAGTGTGCTGATCTCGTCGTGACAGATCCGCATCAGATCGCCTTGGCCCATGTGATAGGCCCGGACAAGGGAGTTGGACGGGACATCCCGCTGCGCCAGACGCAGCGCGTATTCCACTGCAGCAGTGGTGGGTTGGAGATGATCGATCGGAATGTCGTTGGCCAATACGTGGATGATCGTCGTGATGTTTCCCTGCACGCTGGCCTCGAGCATTTCGAGCAATTTGGCGTCTGCATCCAATTGGTCGATTTCGTGAGCCATCATGAAGGCCATCTCACGCGCGATGTCGGCGCTGCGCTCGTCGAGTCGTCGTGCCAACTCGGCAACCACCGCAAGCACTTCCGGCTCCGCGGCTGCAGGCACTCGGGCGAGGCGCCGCATCGCACCGGCGCCTCGCTCCTTGTGCGATGGACTACTCACAGAACTTCCGCACCCTTTCGTCGCAGGTACTTCAGAGCCGATTCGGCTGCGTTGTACCCGCACATTCCATGTGCTCCGGCACCCGGCGGGGTCGAGGCCGAGCACAGGTAAGTGCCCGCGATCCCCGTGCTGTACGGATCGACTGCGACGCGCGGACGCAAGACAACCTGCAGTTCGGTGTTGGCACCTCCGATGATGTCGCCGCCTACCTGATTCGGATTGTCCTCTGCCAGGTCAGCTGTACCACTGCTCGACGTCGCGACGATCTGCTCCCGGAATCCTGGCGCAAACCTCTCGATCTGACGGATGATCGCCTCCGTAGCGTCGCCGGCGTAACCGTGAGGCACGTGCGCATAGGCATACAGAGGATGAACGTTCCCGGCGGATCGGGTGGGATCAGCCAGGTATTGCTGACCTAGGAGCACGAACGGCCGGTCCGGCATACGGCCTGAATTCGTCTCACGCTCAGCGGCCACGATTTCGTCGAAACCACCTGCCAGATGGACAGTTCCGGCCCGAGCACAGTCCGGATTGGTCCACGGCACATGACCTTCGATCGCAAAATCGACCTTGAATGCTCCGGGAGCCTGCTTGAACTTTCGATAGGCCCTCGCCACTCGACCAGGGAGTCGATCGCCCAGAATTTCGAGCGCACCCCCCGGATTGACATCCAGCAGAACAACATCGGCGTCCGGAATCTCGGAGGCCGTACGAACCCGAACGCCGGTGTCGATCTTGCCGCCGTGATCGAGGAGCATCGCAGCCATCGCGTCGGTGATCGACCGCGAACCTCCCTCGGCAACCGGCCAACCGTAGCGGTGACCAGCAGCAGTGATCATCAATCCCACCGCCGAGGTGGCCGGACGGTTGAGTGGATAGAAGGCGTGTGCGGCAACCCCGCCGAACAGCGCCTTCCCCTTGTCCGTCTTCCACAGTTTGGCGGTCACCGTTGCCGGAAGCAGCGCTCGCGGACCGAAAGCTGCGAGCCGCAGCGGATGGTGCGGAACATTGACGATCGGGCGCATCAGATCGGACGCCAGCGCATCGAACCCAGTCGACAAGTCACCGAACATGCGTTGCCATCGAGGCCCGTCAGCGCCGAGCCCCGCAGCCGTCTGCTCCAGCGAGCGGTACAGGACCCCGGCGTCCCCGTTGTCGAGCGGATGCGCGCAGTCCACCTCTGCCCATCTCCAGATCAGCCCGTATCGCTCGAGGTCCAGCTTGGACAGGTACGGCGAGCCGATACCCATCGGGTGAAACGCCGAGCAGTGATCATGGATCAACCCCGGCACGTCGATCGGACCGGAGCGGGTGCCTCCGCCGATCTGGTCGGCAGCCTCGAGCACCTGCACGTCCACACCGCTACGTGCGAGGTGTACCGCGGCAGCGAGCCCATTGGGCCCGCTGCCGACGACTACGGCCTTTGTCACTTACTCACCTCTTGCTCGCTACCGCTGACCCTCGTACGCATCTTCGGTTCGGAGACAACCTGCGGATCCGTTGCCGCGCGGTCGGCCCGTACGTCCAGTGTCCACTGAACGTCGAACGGAATGGGCCCGTTCGGCAACCACGGCTGTTCGGCGACTGCGTCGGCGACCTTGAAAGTACCTCGTTCGATGACACCGAGAGCGGCATCGATCACCTGGTACTCCTGCGTTCCCTTGTGGATGGGCTGCGATTCGATCCAGGTCACCAGGAACTCACCGGGTGCGAAATTGCAGCGACGCTGAATGGCTGCGATCAACTTCGCGTCGTGCAGGTGCCCGTCACCGAAGTTGAAGGCGACGATGGAGTTGCACATGAACTCTGCTTCCCGCAGTGAGTACGTGTTGATGTCGTCGCCGAGGTGCCTGATCATCAGAGAGAACAGCGCACGCCCCTGGCTGTGCATGGAACGCCAGCCCAACAGCTGATGCAGAACGACATCGGACACATCTTCGGGGTACATCGTCATCAACTGATTGCGCGTATCCGGCGACGGACGCTTGATGAACTGGTCGATCTTGGCTTCAGCGCCCGGCGCGAATGCCCACGTCGCGGATGCCCAGTTGCCGGCGTACTGACGCATCGACGGCAGGAAGGACACCAGATCCGGTCGAAGGTTTCCGAGAATGGGGAAGAAGGCAAGGGCTGCAACAATTCCCGCGGTGATCCACGGTGAGGACATGGCGCCGAGTCCGTAGCCGTCCCATGCCGGGAATCCCAGGAACAGGAAGACCGAGGCATAGGCGAACAGAAGATTCCATTCGAGTGGGACGGCAAGCGGGAAGGTCGACGCGATGAACAGATGGAATCCGACCATGAGGATCACGGCGAGGATCGTGAGGGTCTTGTTCGTCGAGAACAGCAGTATCAACGGGGTGACGATTTCGACCATCGTTCCGGCCACGTGTGCGACGCCGCCGCCCAGGTGTGAAGGCCGCAGATCCTCCGGGAAATTCCGGTAGTGGGCGCGCTTGATCTTCTTCGACGGGATCCACGGGGTATTGCTGAGCATCGGAGGAACCACCAGCGAGAAATGGCGACCGAACTTCGAGACGCCGGCACCGATCCACACCATGACGATCAGCAGTTTGAGCGCCAGGATCATGTCGACGAACGGCAGGAATGTGAAGAAGAAGATCGCCGGCAGGTACTGCTCACTACGGGCAGCGATGAAGGGCACCTTGTCCCGCAACCCGAGAATCACCATGAGTACCAGGAAGGAGTACAAGACCGTCGGACGCACCAGTCCGGCATTGTCAGCGATTGCCGAGTCGATTCCTGTGGTGTGAACACCGGGGAGAACAGCGGCAACAAGGAGATTGGCGACTGCGGCGGCATAGATGAAGACGTCGAACACCGTGCGGGTGTCACCCGAGGTGAGCGGCACTTTGCCCGGCCACGGTGGCAGACGAATGGTGCCGGGGCGGAGCCAGTAGAGAACTCCACCGGTCATCGGCTTGAAGTGGCCGGCGAGCGGTCCCCAGGATCCTGCCAAGCCCAGCATCTCGAGCATCATCGTCCAGATGATGAGTTTCTGGTAGACGATCGGCTGGTTCCACCACGATCCGATGTCGAACCACGAGAGGCCGGAAGTCAAAGTGGCAACGGCTGTTCCAGCTGCCAGGTAGAGGAACAACAGTTTCATGATGTAGACGGTGTGGACCATCTTCGGCGTACCGAAGCCGTAATCCACCCAGTGCGTGGACATGTCACGCAGACGCTCGAGAAACGGCTTGTCCATGAACGTTGCCGGATCGACGGGAGGGAAGTTTCCTTCTTTGAATCCCATGATGTGCTCCTGAAATACGGAATGTGGGCATGACGGATCGACTCGACGGACGTCGTCGAGCTGTGCTGGTATTACGGGGAAGTGACTAGTGAGCGGGAGTTGCGCTCAAAGCTCGTCTCATTCCAGGTTTGTCGATCTTGCCCACCGGGTTTCGGGGAAGCGCATCGACGACGTAGATCGCCACTGGCACCTTTACTCGGGTGAGCAAGGCCGTGACATGTTCGAGCAGTTCGTCTTCGGTGACGGGTGCATCGGGGTAGGCAACGACATAGGCAACTGGCACCTCTCCGTAGACCTGGTGCGGAGCGCCGATGACGGCTGCCTCGAGCACGGAAGGATGTGTAGCGAGCGAATTTTCGATCTCCTTGGGGTAGATGTTCTCTCCCCCACGGATGATCATGTCCTTGATGCGATCGACCAGGGTCAGGTAGCCGTCCTCGTCGAGGACTCCGACGTCACCGGTATGCAACCAACCATCCTTGACGGTCTTCGCAGTTTCCTCCGGCTTACCCAGATAGCCACGCATCACGTTGCCACCCTTGATGACCACCTCTCCGGCAGTCCCGGCGGGCGCAAAGGTTCCGTCCTCGGCAAGAATGGAAATCTGCTGGCCGGGCAACGCCGGGCCGACCGTACCGAGTTTGCGCACGCCGTCCACAGGATTGCAGGCCGACGCACAGGTCCCCTCGGTGAGTCCGTAACCTTCCACGATCACGAAACCGAAACGCTGCTCAGCGCGTTCGAGGAGTTCCTTGCTGATCGGCGCCGCACCGCACACGGCAAACCTCAAGGACGACGTGTCGATCGAAGGGTCTTCCGGCTGTGAGGTCAGCATCGCGTAGATTGCCGGCACCGCCGAGAAATACGTGGGGCGAAGCCGCGCGACGTCGTCGAAGAATCTCGAAACCGAGAACTTCCCGGTGACACTCACCTGTCCGCCGACAAGTAAGGGCGTCAAGACGCTGACGCAGATCGCGTTGACATGGAACAGCGGCAGAATCAGCAGGCAGTGATCCGCGCCGGTAACACCGATGTTCTTGCCCATCGACGAAGCCATGAACTGCAGGTTGGCATGAGTCAGCATCACTCCCTTGGGCCGTCCGGTGGAGCCGCTGGTGTAGATGAGCAACGCCAGATCGTCTGCTGCAACATCGATTCCGGGTCGGGGATCGGTCGGCGGCACTGTCGCCAGATCCTCGACGGCCAGCACTGCTCGGCCGCCCGAGGGTGCGTCGGCAGTGGCGGTGATGACCAACTCGGCCCCGGAGTCCGCGATCTGGTAGTCCGCTTCGTTCGCGGTGAACATCGGATTGATGGGTGTAGCCGCAGCACCGATGCGCCAGGCAGCCATGATCGCGATCAGCAACTCGACGCGATTGGGCAGCATGATCGCCACCACGTCACCGAGGCCGATTCCGAGTCCGGCCAATTGCGCGGCAACAGCTTCCGTGCGATCTGCGAACTCTTCATACGTGAGTTCGACGTGGTCGTCCCGCAAGCACGGCTTCTGCCCGTACTTCTCTGCAAGATCCCAAGCCAGATATCCGATGTTCGCCACGAGAGTCAGCACCTTTCATTCGTGTGTGACTCAAAACACTATCGGCGTCCTGCGGCCGAAGAAACGGTCCCAGGGGATCAACTTGTCCAGGTTCTTTGTTCCCTGAGCACAACACCACACGTACGGTATGCATCAGTTCGACGGCTGATGCAACACCTCGTGGGCGCGTCTGGTCACCACCTCGGAGATCCGGCGCAAGACAGGTGACGACAGTTTCCACTGCTGCCAGTACAGCGGAACGTCGTCCACGAAGTCCGGATCGAATCCGATCAGCACGCCGGAGCGATCGTCGTCGCCGCGCTGCAGGTCCGGTATCAATCCCCAGCCGTATCCCCGCCTGACGGCGTCCGCGAAGTCTGCCGATGAAGGAACAAGATGACGGGGCGGATCGGCGGGGTGGCCGACCTTTTGATCGAGGTACCGATCCTGCAGTAGATCCTTGCGATTGAACACAACCAGCGGCGCCTCCGAAAGGGATTCGGCCGTGACACCGTCTGCGAACCAACGACGGCAGAACTCTGCACTCGCCATCGGCCGATACCGCATGATGCCCAACCGACTGGAGGTACACCCTTGAATCGGTGACGCAACAGACGTGACGGCAGCCATGACCGAACCGTCGCGCAGCAGTTCGGTGGTGTGGTCTTGATCGTCGAGATGAAAATCGAAACTGACTTCTTGCGTGAACTCCGCGAGGGCCCCGAGAACCCAGGTGGACAGCGAATCGGCATTGACCGCGATCGAGACACGCGCAAACATCCCTGAACCATTTTCAAGGCCGAGCTCTCGCACGGTGTCACGCGACAAAGCGTCTATCTGACGTGCAAGACGCAGGACTTCTCTCCCGGAATCGGTGACCTGGATGGGTTTGGTGCGCTGCACCAGGATCCGGCCAACCGAGGTCTCGAGACCTTTGATTCGTTGGCTGACCGCCGAAGGCGTGATGTGTAGTTTCCGCGCCGCCGCCTCGAAGGTTCCCTCGTCGACCGCGGCGTGCAATGCCCTCAGTTGCTCGAAATCCAACATAATCTGAAGCTACTCTGATGTGTCCTTAGAATCATTAGCTGGACTGAATGATATCTGCGCGGCAGGCTCGACAACATGCTCAGCACCAACGACCCTGCGTCGGCCCTCGTCGGTTTCGGAGTCGGACTGTCATTGATCGTCGCAATCGGCGCCCAGAATGCGTTTGTTCTTCGCCAAGGTCTGACGCGATCGCACGTACTCCCGATCGTCGCAGTGTGCGCGTTGTCAGACGCAATTCTGATCCTCGCGGGCGTCGGCGGAATCGGGACCCTCCTCGAACACGCACCGTCGATGATCACGTTCGTTCGTATCGCCGGCGCCGTTTTCCTCCTCAGCTATGCGATCTTCGCCGCCAAGCGGGCACTTCACCCCCAGACGTTGGCACCGGATCGACATGGCAACGGGTCGAGGATTGCCGCCGTCACGATGGCACTGGCCCTCACCTGGCTCAATCCACACGTGTACCTCGACACCGTCGTGCTCATGGGTTCTATCGCCAACGGTCGCGGCGAGATCGGACGTTGGTGGTTTGCAGCCGGTGCCATCACGGCAAGTGCGGTCTGGTTCGGCGCCCTCGGTTACGGCGCACGTCTGCTGACGCCGCTTTTTGCGAAACCCAACGCGTGGCGGGTTCTCGATGCTCTGATCGCCGTGATGATGGCAGTTCTCGGAATCAGCCTGCTTGTCGAATTGTGACCAGGCTGCACAACCTCGATCCGACCCTGCGGGTAGCGCGATGGGTTACCGTCCAAGGTGAGGAAGCTCAATTCACCTGTCGCGAGTTGTGACCATCAGGTAGGGCTGATCACGATGACCGAGGACGATGGCGGCACCGAACCGCGGGACTCCCTCCGCGGACTGGGTTTGCTGTGTCTACTCGCTGCGGTCGCCGGCGTCGGGGTCGGATTTGTCGGCGGCGCGTTCCGTTGGTGTCTGATCAGGGCCGACGAACTTCGTCAGGCGATCGTGAACTGGGCGCATCACGTTCCGTACGTCGGGTGGCTCGTGCCGGTCCTCCTGGTGGCCCTGTGCACGGTACTTGCCGTACTGATCGTCAGACGAGTGCCCCTCGCAAAGGGAAGCGGCATCCAGCACGTCGAGGCGGTGTCCCGCGGTGAAGCGAAACCGCCGGGAGTCAATCTCGTGCCCGCCAGATTCATCGGCGGCCTCTTGGCGATCGGCTCCGGTCTGGTTCTCGGCCGTGAAGGCCCCACCGTGCACATGGGTGCGGCGATCGGAGCAGAAGCGGGACGGCGAGCCCGCCTTACCGAACCCGACGTCGCCATGCTGCAAACATCCACGGCCGGAGCAGGACTCGCTGTCGCATTCAACGCGCCGATCGCGGGAGCACTGTTCGTCTGCGAGGAGGTGACGCACTCGTTCCGGCTGCGCACCGTGCTGCCAACGCTTTTCGGTGTTTCAGTGGCGGTGGGCTGTGCACGGATCGTCATCGGTGATCAACCCGATTTCGAGGTCGGCACCGTCCCGACACCGCAACTCGCATTCTTGCCACTGTTCGTCGTCTTCGGAATCCTCACGGGGCTACTGGGTATTGCGTACAACCGCCTGATTCTAGGACTACTCGACATCGTGGCACGGCTCGACAAGATCCCACCGACTGTCATCGGCGCAACGATCGGCGCCGTCATCGGCCTGACGCTGTTCCTCGACCCGTTGGCCAGTGGGGGCGGCGACGTTCTTGCACAGATGATCGTCGGCGGAAGGACCTTCGTACTGCCGATCCTGCTGCTGTACTTGGTGGTTCGGTTCTTCACCGGCCCGCTCTCGTATGCCGCTGGAACTCCCGGCGGACTGTTCGCTCCCTTACTCGCTCTCGGCGCGCTCTGGGGGTCGATCTTCACCGGACTGTCGAGCTTCGTGCCCGGAGTGGACGCCGGGCTCACGGTCACCATGGCCACCGTCGGTATGGCTGCCTTCTTCGGCGCCGTAGTACGCGCACCGTTCACCGGCATCGTGATCGTGGTCGAGATGACCGCGGTGACGTCGACGCTGGTCCCGATGCTCGCTGCCACTGCGGCAGCGGTATTCGTCACCACGTCGGCAGGGTCGGCACCTATCTACGACAGTCTGCGCGAACGGATGTTGGAGCCGCAACGCCCGCATACGGAT encodes:
- a CDS encoding PucR family transcriptional regulator is translated as MRRLARVPAAAEPEVLAVVAELARRLDERSADIAREMAFMMAHEIDQLDADAKLLEMLEASVQGNITTIIHVLANDIPIDHLQPTTAAVEYALRLAQRDVPSNSLVRAYHMGQGDLMRICHDEISTLDIPARLTLAVLKHTSDVVYSYIDWITLYVFDAYERERSRWMAAQGNLHSAAIHALLSGTNADTAAFEAETGYRLGQNHVALVVWSTWDADVMGINTLDRLVRDLGAAAGADKPPIITAIDRRTVWAWLPFGRRVPAPDPEFLAAAVPLDGGARVAIGLPGSGVDGFKRSHEQATAAYSVAAVPDTPQRPVVSFGDRGVAVVSLLSENIDSTKSWVWEVLGPLAEDTPSAASLRTTLSVYFAHGESHLHTANHMNLHRNTVKYRINKALGDPVAAGRDKLDLALALQVCELLGRSVLRPARTS
- a CDS encoding phytoene desaturase family protein; protein product: MTKAVVVGSGPNGLAAAVHLARSGVDVQVLEAADQIGGGTRSGPIDVPGLIHDHCSAFHPMGIGSPYLSKLDLERYGLIWRWAEVDCAHPLDNGDAGVLYRSLEQTAAGLGADGPRWQRMFGDLSTGFDALASDLMRPIVNVPHHPLRLAAFGPRALLPATVTAKLWKTDKGKALFGGVAAHAFYPLNRPATSAVGLMITAAGHRYGWPVAEGGSRSITDAMAAMLLDHGGKIDTGVRVRTASEIPDADVVLLDVNPGGALEILGDRLPGRVARAYRKFKQAPGAFKVDFAIEGHVPWTNPDCARAGTVHLAGGFDEIVAAERETNSGRMPDRPFVLLGQQYLADPTRSAGNVHPLYAYAHVPHGYAGDATEAIIRQIERFAPGFREQIVATSSSGTADLAEDNPNQVGGDIIGGANTELQVVLRPRVAVDPYSTGIAGTYLCSASTPPGAGAHGMCGYNAAESALKYLRRKGAEVL
- a CDS encoding DUF3556 domain-containing protein — translated: MGFKEGNFPPVDPATFMDKPFLERLRDMSTHWVDYGFGTPKMVHTVYIMKLLFLYLAAGTAVATLTSGLSWFDIGSWWNQPIVYQKLIIWTMMLEMLGLAGSWGPLAGHFKPMTGGVLYWLRPGTIRLPPWPGKVPLTSGDTRTVFDVFIYAAAVANLLVAAVLPGVHTTGIDSAIADNAGLVRPTVLYSFLVLMVILGLRDKVPFIAARSEQYLPAIFFFTFLPFVDMILALKLLIVMVWIGAGVSKFGRHFSLVVPPMLSNTPWIPSKKIKRAHYRNFPEDLRPSHLGGGVAHVAGTMVEIVTPLILLFSTNKTLTILAVILMVGFHLFIASTFPLAVPLEWNLLFAYASVFLFLGFPAWDGYGLGAMSSPWITAGIVAALAFFPILGNLRPDLVSFLPSMRQYAGNWASATWAFAPGAEAKIDQFIKRPSPDTRNQLMTMYPEDVSDVVLHQLLGWRSMHSQGRALFSLMIRHLGDDINTYSLREAEFMCNSIVAFNFGDGHLHDAKLIAAIQRRCNFAPGEFLVTWIESQPIHKGTQEYQVIDAALGVIERGTFKVADAVAEQPWLPNGPIPFDVQWTLDVRADRAATDPQVVSEPKMRTRVSGSEQEVSK
- a CDS encoding class I adenylate-forming enzyme family protein, with the translated sequence MANIGYLAWDLAEKYGQKPCLRDDHVELTYEEFADRTEAVAAQLAGLGIGLGDVVAIMLPNRVELLIAIMAAWRIGAAATPINPMFTANEADYQIADSGAELVITATADAPSGGRAVLAVEDLATVPPTDPRPGIDVAADDLALLIYTSGSTGRPKGVMLTHANLQFMASSMGKNIGVTGADHCLLILPLFHVNAICVSVLTPLLVGGQVSVTGKFSVSRFFDDVARLRPTYFSAVPAIYAMLTSQPEDPSIDTSSLRFAVCGAAPISKELLERAEQRFGFVIVEGYGLTEGTCASACNPVDGVRKLGTVGPALPGQQISILAEDGTFAPAGTAGEVVIKGGNVMRGYLGKPEETAKTVKDGWLHTGDVGVLDEDGYLTLVDRIKDMIIRGGENIYPKEIENSLATHPSVLEAAVIGAPHQVYGEVPVAYVVAYPDAPVTEDELLEHVTALLTRVKVPVAIYVVDALPRNPVGKIDKPGMRRALSATPAH
- a CDS encoding LysR family transcriptional regulator ArgP, whose translation is MLDFEQLRALHAAVDEGTFEAAARKLHITPSAVSQRIKGLETSVGRILVQRTKPIQVTDSGREVLRLARQIDALSRDTVRELGLENGSGMFARVSIAVNADSLSTWVLGALAEFTQEVSFDFHLDDQDHTTELLRDGSVMAAVTSVASPIQGCTSSRLGIMRYRPMASAEFCRRWFADGVTAESLSEAPLVVFNRKDLLQDRYLDQKVGHPADPPRHLVPSSADFADAVRRGYGWGLIPDLQRGDDDRSGVLIGFDPDFVDDVPLYWQQWKLSSPVLRRISEVVTRRAHEVLHQPSN
- a CDS encoding LysE/ArgO family amino acid transporter, with amino-acid sequence MLSTNDPASALVGFGVGLSLIVAIGAQNAFVLRQGLTRSHVLPIVAVCALSDAILILAGVGGIGTLLEHAPSMITFVRIAGAVFLLSYAIFAAKRALHPQTLAPDRHGNGSRIAAVTMALALTWLNPHVYLDTVVLMGSIANGRGEIGRWWFAAGAITASAVWFGALGYGARLLTPLFAKPNAWRVLDALIAVMMAVLGISLLVEL
- a CDS encoding ClC family H(+)/Cl(-) exchange transporter is translated as MTEDDGGTEPRDSLRGLGLLCLLAAVAGVGVGFVGGAFRWCLIRADELRQAIVNWAHHVPYVGWLVPVLLVALCTVLAVLIVRRVPLAKGSGIQHVEAVSRGEAKPPGVNLVPARFIGGLLAIGSGLVLGREGPTVHMGAAIGAEAGRRARLTEPDVAMLQTSTAGAGLAVAFNAPIAGALFVCEEVTHSFRLRTVLPTLFGVSVAVGCARIVIGDQPDFEVGTVPTPQLAFLPLFVVFGILTGLLGIAYNRLILGLLDIVARLDKIPPTVIGATIGAVIGLTLFLDPLASGGGDVLAQMIVGGRTFVLPILLLYLVVRFFTGPLSYAAGTPGGLFAPLLALGALWGSIFTGLSSFVPGVDAGLTVTMATVGMAAFFGAVVRAPFTGIVIVVEMTAVTSTLVPMLAATAAAVFVTTSAGSAPIYDSLRERMLEPQRPHTD